One Pelmatolapia mariae isolate MD_Pm_ZW unplaced genomic scaffold, Pm_UMD_F_2 NODE_ptg000464l+_length_39450_cov_1, whole genome shotgun sequence genomic window carries:
- the LOC134623190 gene encoding leucine-rich repeat neuronal protein 1-like, translated as MALSCQPWPPLIWLCIGLLLCFLSPAHGKDCPHLCVCEIRPWFTPQSTYKEATTVDCNDLRLTHIPTNLSVDTQVLLLQSNAISRTSGELEVLFNLTELDLSQNNFSTVEAVGLTSMNHLTTLHLEENQITQLPDHCLQNLSNLQELYINHNQISSISPRAFAGLHSLLRLHLNSNRLHVIDSRWFEETPNLEILMIGENPVIGLLDMNFKPLGRLRSLVLAGMDLTDVPPDAFVGLDNLESISFYDNKLVSIPQLALQKVPNLKFLDLNKNPVQKIQEGDFRNMLRLKELGINNMMELVSIDRYAMDNLPELTKLEATNNPQLSYIHRFAFRDMPSLESLMLNNNALTALYKQTVDVLPNLREISLHSNPLRCDCVIQWMSSNRTTVRFMEPLTMLCTSPPEFRGQRVREFRLLESTEQCLPLISHETFPSHLNLELGMSVSLDCRAMAEPNPDIYWVTPLGNKITMDTVSERYHLSSEGTLRLSHVQVQDSGRYTCVAQNTEGADTRVATIRINGTLLDSTQVMKIYVKQTESHSILVSWKVNSNVMSSNLKWASATMKIDNPHITYTARVPVDVHEYNLTHLQPATEYEVCLTVSNIHLQTHKSCVNVTTRSATFALDLTDQHPSAAVLAVMSTMLLFLSLATVGIYMARRWKRKNYHHSLKKYMLKTSSIPLNELYPPLINLWEADGEKDKDGSTEGKPSPVDTTRSYYMW; from the coding sequence ATGGCGCTCAGCTGTCAGCCTTGGCCTCCTCTAATCTGGTTGTGCATAGGATTGCTTCTTTGCTTTCTGTCACCGGCACACGGCAAAGATTGCCctcatttgtgtgtttgcgaGATCCGCCCTTGGTTCACCCCTCAGTCAACCTACAAGGAGGCAACTACAGTGGATTGCAATGATTTAAGGCTAACACACATCCCTACCAACCTGTCAGTGGATACCCAAGTGTTACTGCTCCAAAGCAACGCCATCTCTCGTACCAGCGGAGAGCTGGAGGTACTGTTTAACTTGACGGAGCTAGATTTATCCCAAAACAACTTTAGCACTGTGGAAGCTGTCGGCCTCACAAGCATGAACCACCTGACCACTCTGCATCTAGAGGAGAACCAGATCACGCAGCTGCCAGACCACTGCCTGCAAAACCTCTCCAACCTTCAGGAGCTCTACATCAACCACAACCAGATAAGCTCCATCTCCCCTCGAGCATTTGCAGGACTGCACAGTCTGCTGCGCCTCCACCTTAACTCCAACAGGCTCCATGTCATAGACAGCCGCTGGTTTGAAGAAACACCCAATCTTGAGATTCTCATGATTGGGGAGAATCCAGTTATTGGCCTCCTAGACATGAACTTCAAGCCCCTAGGAAGGCTGAGAAGTCTGGTTCTGGCTGGAATGGATCTCACTGATGTTCCACCCGATGCATTTGTAGGTTTAGATAATTTGGAGAGCATTTCTTTCTATGACAACAAATTGGTCAGTATCCCCCAACTGGCCCTTCAGAAAGTTCCCAATCTCAAATTCTTGGATTTAAACAAGAATCCAGTCCAGAAAATTCAAGAAGGAGACTTCAGAAACATGCTACGTCTGAAGGAGCTGGGCATCAACAACATGATGGAGTTAGTGTCTATTGACCGTTATGCTATGGACAACCTCCCAGAACTGACTAAACTAGAGGCAACCAACAACCCCCAACTGTCTTATATCCACAGGTTTGCTTTCAGGGATATGCCATCCCTTGAGAGTCTGATGCTTAATAATAATGCTCTTACTGCCCTTTACAAGCAAACTGTGGATGTGTTGCCAAATCTGCGGGAGATCAGTCTCCACAGCAACCCATTGCGGTGTGATTGTGTCATACAGTGGATGAGTTCCAACAGGACCACGGTGCGCTTCATGGAGCCCTTGACTATGCTGTGCACCTCCCCACCAGAATTTAGAGGTCAACGGGtcagagagttcaggctgctggAGTCAACGGAGCAGTGTCTTCCCCTTATATCCCATGAAACCTTTCCCAGCCACTTGAATCTAGAGCTGGGCATGAGCGTGAGCCTAGACTGCCGGGCAATGGCTGAACCAAATCCAGATATATACTGGGTGACTCCTCTTGGAAACAAAATCACAATGGACACTGTGTCAGAGCGCTATCACTTGAGCAGCGAGGGCACCCTGCGGCTTTCTCACGTGCAGGTGCAAGATTCTGGTCGTTACACCTGTGTGGCCCAGAATACCGAAGGGGCTGACACACGGGTCGCCACCATCCGCATAAATGGAACCCTGCTCGACAGCACTCAGGTGATGAAGATTTATGTCAAACAGACGGAGTCACACTCCATCTTGGTGTCCTGGAAAGTCAACTCTAATGTCATGTCCTCGAACCTGAAGTGGGCTTCGGCCACCATGAAGATTGACAATCCACACATCACCTACACAGCCCGTGTCCCTGTAGATGTCCACGAGTACAACCTCACGCACCTTCAACCTGCCACCGAGTACGAGGTATGCCTCACTGTCTCCAACATccacctgcagacacacaagtCTTGCGTTAATGTGACAACACGTAGCGCTACCTTTGCCCTGGACCTGACAGACCAGCACCCAAGCGCAGCTGTGCTAGCTGTCATGTCAACCATGTTGCTCTTCCTCAGTCTGGCCACTGTGGGCATCTACATGGCCCGAAGATGGAAGAGGAAAAATTACCACCACTCCTTGAAGAAATACATGCTGAAAACATCCTCCATTCCACTTAACGAGCTCTACCCTCCACTCATTAACTTATGGGAGGCTGACGGTGAGAAGGACAAAGATGGCAGCACAGAgggaaaaccctctcctgttgACACCACGCGCAGTTATTACATGTGGTGA